In one Thermosipho ferrireducens genomic region, the following are encoded:
- a CDS encoding potassium channel family protein codes for MNKEEVGHIIIRHITIILIIVSIILLSGTFYYYYFEGLTFLEAFFFTAITISTVGYEMPQNLSQFGRIFTSFLIFGGISVVLYGVSSITAIVVEGQLRDYMARRKMKKMLEKLTDHIIVVGAGKTGQYVISELLKEREKFVVIDTNEELLKRLTEIYKVEIPYVIGDATEEDILISAGIERAKALITTLPEDSVNVFVVLSARTLNATMTIVSKVSDVSSIRKLIYAGATTVVAAAEIAGTRMARLTTRPETVNFLDIVAFGNESYRIEEVLIPSNSPYVNKTLAELELARKYNVMVVAIQRSEDILFAPTGKTTIHPDDKLMVLGKKENVESFREAGKV; via the coding sequence ATGAACAAAGAAGAAGTTGGACATATTATTATAAGGCATATAACAATAATTCTAATAATCGTTTCTATAATATTGCTTTCAGGAACGTTTTATTATTACTATTTTGAAGGATTGACGTTCCTGGAGGCGTTTTTTTTCACTGCAATCACAATTTCAACTGTAGGTTATGAAATGCCACAAAATCTTTCACAATTTGGAAGGATATTCACTTCTTTTCTGATATTTGGTGGTATAAGTGTCGTACTCTACGGTGTGTCTTCCATAACAGCGATTGTTGTTGAGGGACAGTTGCGTGATTATATGGCAAGGAGGAAGATGAAAAAAATGCTTGAGAAATTGACTGATCATATCATTGTGGTAGGTGCTGGAAAAACAGGCCAATACGTAATTTCAGAACTTTTAAAAGAAAGAGAAAAATTTGTAGTAATCGATACCAACGAAGAACTTTTAAAAAGGTTGACAGAAATATACAAAGTTGAAATTCCATACGTTATAGGTGATGCAACAGAGGAGGATATTCTGATATCTGCTGGAATAGAACGAGCTAAAGCTTTAATAACAACCCTCCCTGAAGATTCTGTGAATGTATTTGTTGTCCTAAGCGCTCGAACATTAAATGCGACTATGACTATTGTTTCAAAAGTATCTGATGTTTCCTCTATAAGGAAACTCATATATGCAGGTGCCACTACAGTTGTTGCAGCCGCAGAAATAGCGGGAACACGTATGGCAAGACTTACGACAAGACCAGAGACAGTAAACTTCTTAGATATAGTTGCTTTTGGAAATGAATCATACAGAATCGAAGAAGTTTTAATTCCTTCAAACAGCCCATATGTGAATAAAACACTGGCAGAATTGGAGCTTGCAAGAAAATATAATGTGATGGTAGTAGCTATTCAAAGATCAGAAGATATATTATTTGCCCCAACAGGCAAAACTACCATTCATCCTGATGACAAACTTATGGTACTTGGAAAAAAGGAAAATGTTGAAAGTTTCAGGGAAGCTGGAAAAGTGTAG
- a CDS encoding cupin domain-containing protein codes for MIVSKPENIEPIIIDNGNIEKRVLMGSNVGAQNFVMRLFTLKPGAKTPYHSHDWEHEIFVLEGTIEAVTNQKSYKAEKGNFIFVPSNEEHQFVNAGKEPAKFLCVIPYMPGNE; via the coding sequence GTGATAGTTTCAAAACCAGAAAACATCGAACCTATCATCATCGATAATGGTAATATAGAAAAACGTGTATTAATGGGTTCTAATGTTGGGGCACAAAACTTTGTTATGAGACTGTTTACTCTAAAACCTGGTGCAAAAACCCCCTATCATTCACATGATTGGGAACACGAAATTTTTGTTTTAGAAGGTACAATAGAAGCAGTTACCAACCAGAAAAGCTATAAAGCAGAAAAAGGAAATTTTATATTTGTACCTTCAAATGAAGAACACCAATTTGTAAATGCTGGAAAAGAACCTGCAAAATTTTTGTGTGTGATACCTTACATGCCCGGGAATGAATGA